One genomic region from bacterium encodes:
- a CDS encoding HDIG domain-containing protein, translated as MSQRFDKSAAKNAALNGGKNKERRSGGRGLPMEWLRRFRYVILVGLLLAALIALLFPGEKSFQFSDLREGRVYIGPEIIASFTFPVNKSHDEYQADLQRARAEVTPVFTRDDEVAAQQLERFNLLVQRAGMVLRSGGITADAVSRVFQESGVVLSEGDLLNLLSGTEAAGAAENRQWYRFREIASAVEKALKEAYTNGILSVERSTFNPMPPKISVRHDGLEVLENSEFYAGLNDSQMQLLEKLRASQQLDERQVKIGYQLAVAFLAPNLLYDQRETQSRIEEVEALVPLAKDQVLAGERIIDGHERITREHIEKLNSYAAAKRERDERQGLINHVVHGLGQWSNILFILSILLLFLWQGRRDITAAPKQLLLIGLIVLLPAALTFLVTQLNLSPLLIPVAAGAMIITIFFDVYVGLLYALSVSLLIGAMRGNEFGITYISIFVSAMAILSVSRVRSRNWVLRSMAVVIAAYLLSITVHDILNYQSIKEMLRDWGLGFINGFISPIISYALVLLLERTFHLTTDMTLLELSDLNHPLLRQMAIQAPGTYHHSLSVGNLAEAAAEAIGGNGLLARVGAYYHDIGKLEKPEYFVENQMRGRNPQEKLAPTMSSLILANHVRRGGEMAQQYHLPQAVKDFIFEHHGTSLMHYFYQKAIAQSSVELVPQDEFRYPGPRPQSRESAIVMLADAVEATSRTLREPSFSRIKTIVDEIIDERFKSGELDNSPLTLQDLARISEAFQKILNARFHRRIPYPGQNQTEEEQS; from the coding sequence ATGAGCCAGCGCTTTGACAAATCGGCGGCCAAAAATGCCGCGTTAAACGGGGGCAAGAACAAGGAGCGGCGTTCCGGCGGGCGCGGCCTCCCGATGGAGTGGTTGCGCCGCTTCCGGTATGTGATCCTGGTCGGTCTCCTCCTGGCTGCCTTGATCGCCCTCCTTTTTCCCGGCGAAAAGTCGTTCCAGTTTTCTGACCTGCGCGAAGGGCGCGTCTATATCGGCCCCGAGATCATCGCCTCGTTCACTTTTCCGGTCAACAAGAGCCACGACGAATACCAGGCGGATCTGCAGCGGGCGCGCGCCGAAGTGACGCCGGTCTTCACACGTGATGATGAGGTGGCTGCGCAACAGCTGGAACGATTCAACCTGTTGGTCCAGCGGGCTGGGATGGTGCTGCGCAGCGGGGGGATCACCGCCGACGCAGTGAGCCGGGTCTTTCAGGAGTCCGGCGTGGTGCTCTCGGAAGGAGACCTGCTCAATTTGCTTTCGGGCACCGAGGCGGCAGGCGCGGCAGAAAACCGGCAATGGTACCGCTTTCGCGAGATCGCCAGTGCGGTTGAGAAAGCGCTTAAAGAAGCCTACACCAACGGCATTCTCAGCGTCGAGCGCAGCACCTTCAATCCCATGCCGCCCAAGATCTCGGTTCGCCACGATGGGCTGGAAGTCCTCGAGAACAGCGAATTCTACGCCGGCCTCAATGACAGCCAGATGCAACTCCTGGAAAAACTGCGCGCCAGCCAACAGCTGGACGAGCGGCAGGTCAAGATCGGCTATCAATTGGCTGTGGCCTTCCTCGCACCCAACCTGCTTTACGACCAGAGAGAGACGCAGTCACGCATCGAGGAAGTCGAAGCCCTGGTGCCGCTCGCCAAGGATCAGGTGCTGGCGGGAGAGCGCATCATTGACGGGCATGAACGCATCACCCGGGAGCATATCGAAAAGCTGAACTCTTACGCTGCGGCCAAGCGCGAGCGCGATGAGCGGCAAGGTTTGATCAATCATGTGGTCCATGGCCTCGGCCAATGGAGTAATATCCTGTTCATTCTGAGTATTTTGCTCTTATTCCTCTGGCAGGGTCGGCGCGACATCACCGCCGCGCCCAAGCAACTGCTGCTTATCGGCCTGATTGTTTTGCTGCCGGCGGCGCTGACCTTCCTGGTGACCCAGCTCAATCTCTCCCCCCTGCTCATCCCGGTTGCGGCAGGAGCGATGATCATCACCATCTTTTTCGATGTCTACGTCGGGCTGCTCTATGCCCTGTCGGTCAGCCTGCTGATCGGGGCGATGCGCGGCAACGAATTCGGCATCACCTATATTTCGATCTTCGTCTCGGCGATGGCGATCCTCTCGGTGAGCCGGGTCCGGTCACGCAACTGGGTTCTACGCAGCATGGCGGTGGTGATTGCCGCGTACCTGCTCTCCATCACTGTGCACGACATCCTCAACTATCAGAGTATCAAGGAGATGCTGCGCGATTGGGGCCTTGGTTTTATAAACGGTTTTATCTCACCCATCATTTCCTATGCCCTGGTGTTGCTGCTGGAGCGTACCTTCCACCTGACCACCGACATGACGCTTCTCGAGCTATCGGACCTGAACCATCCGTTGCTGCGCCAGATGGCCATACAAGCGCCGGGGACCTACCATCATTCTCTTTCGGTCGGAAATCTGGCGGAGGCAGCGGCTGAGGCGATCGGCGGCAATGGCTTGCTGGCGCGAGTGGGGGCCTATTACCATGATATCGGCAAACTTGAAAAACCGGAGTATTTTGTTGAGAACCAGATGCGCGGACGCAATCCCCAGGAGAAGCTGGCGCCGACCATGAGTTCGCTGATCCTGGCCAACCATGTACGCCGCGGCGGGGAGATGGCTCAGCAATACCATCTGCCGCAGGCCGTCAAGGATTTTATTTTTGAGCATCATGGCACCAGCCTGATGCACTATTTTTATCAGAAGGCAATCGCACAAAGCTCGGTCGAGCTGGTGCCGCAGGATGAGTTCCGTTACCCCGGCCCGCGCCCCCAGTCACGCGAGTCGGCCATCGTCATGCTGGCGGATGCGGTCGAGGCCACCTCGCGGACCCTGCGCGAGCCATCCTTCAGCCGGATCAAGACCATCGTTGACGAAATCATCGATGAGCGTTTCAAGAGCGGCGAGCTGGACAACTCGCCGCTGACATTGCAAGATCTGGCACGGATTTCGGAGGCCTTTCAGAAAATTCTCAATGCGCGGTTTCACCGCCGCATCCCCTATCCTGGGCAGAACCAGACCGAAGAGGAGCAATCGTGA
- the ybeY gene encoding rRNA maturation RNase YbeY — translation MTAREATRQLQFINQTRRKLALGGLGLIGGLVLAKNRTGAGWNIRIILVPERQMIALNRRYFERSETTDVISFNLNAATEPVLEGEVYICLEVAERQAKVYGVSLGNELQRLATHGLYHLLGYEDGEPQQKEIMTALEDEALQQAAACLGR, via the coding sequence GTGACCGCACGAGAAGCGACGCGGCAATTGCAGTTCATCAACCAGACCCGGCGTAAACTCGCTCTTGGCGGTCTTGGGCTGATCGGCGGATTGGTGCTTGCGAAGAACAGGACCGGAGCGGGATGGAATATCCGGATTATTTTGGTGCCGGAGCGGCAGATGATCGCCTTGAATCGGCGATATTTCGAGCGGTCTGAGACCACCGATGTCATTTCTTTCAATCTGAACGCCGCCACAGAACCGGTTCTTGAAGGGGAGGTTTATATTTGTCTGGAGGTGGCCGAACGCCAGGCGAAAGTCTATGGGGTGAGCCTCGGCAACGAGCTGCAGCGGCTGGCCACACATGGCCTTTACCATCTCCTCGGCTATGAGGATGGTGAGCCGCAGCAGAAGGAGATCATGACCGCACTGGAAGACGAAGCCTTGCAGCAGGCGGCGGCCTGCCTCGGCCGCTGA
- a CDS encoding P-loop NTPase, with protein MSVFIKIKDQQLGPYSYPELRKLVAEGSFDQDDLVFSETQQEWVRAGQMEELRKLFPQESAATLQRIVYAIGGGKGGVGKTVLTASIGIGLATLGHRVVMVDADLGGANLHTCMGILEPQYTFYHFYSLQKESLSDILLDTPVENLKLISGACGTLGLANPRYSQKLRFIHELRKIDADFILLDLGAGSSFNVIDFFLAADQGLVVTTPEPMAIQETFNFLKIALMRKLTREFRDDPETISRLEQEIFADSGRMAQPVSSALEILAASEGATASRIRGILDAFNPALILNMVHSNDEVKEGVALRTAAEELLSIRMEFLGYVEHDESVRRAVKELRPFVIDDPHSRAARSLAKMIAVGLLKKTGWAGFREKRRVLREIRQQNQAYPLQSMRESDTICSVQCFYWGDCEYQNGGYPCPVRHLDPIFKA; from the coding sequence ATGTCCGTCTTCATCAAGATCAAAGATCAGCAGTTGGGTCCCTACTCCTATCCTGAACTGCGGAAACTGGTCGCCGAAGGATCCTTCGACCAGGACGATCTCGTCTTCAGCGAGACTCAGCAGGAATGGGTGCGTGCGGGTCAGATGGAGGAACTGCGCAAGCTTTTTCCGCAGGAATCCGCTGCGACATTGCAACGAATCGTATACGCCATTGGTGGCGGCAAAGGGGGTGTCGGCAAAACTGTGCTCACCGCCTCCATCGGTATCGGATTGGCTACGCTCGGGCATCGGGTGGTGATGGTCGATGCCGACCTTGGGGGCGCTAATTTGCACACCTGTATGGGGATCCTCGAGCCGCAATATACGTTTTATCACTTTTATTCCCTTCAGAAGGAGAGTCTCAGCGACATTCTTCTCGACACGCCGGTCGAGAATCTTAAGTTGATCAGCGGCGCTTGCGGCACCCTGGGGCTGGCCAATCCGCGTTATTCCCAAAAGCTGCGGTTCATCCACGAACTACGCAAAATCGATGCGGATTTTATCCTCCTCGATCTCGGCGCCGGTTCTTCCTTCAATGTCATTGATTTTTTCCTTGCTGCGGATCAGGGCTTGGTGGTGACGACACCTGAGCCGATGGCAATTCAGGAGACCTTTAATTTTCTCAAGATTGCCCTGATGCGCAAGCTGACGCGGGAGTTTCGGGATGATCCCGAGACGATCAGCCGTCTGGAGCAGGAGATTTTTGCCGATTCAGGGCGGATGGCTCAACCGGTCAGCAGTGCGCTGGAAATCCTTGCCGCAAGCGAAGGTGCGACGGCGAGCCGGATTCGGGGGATTCTCGATGCTTTCAACCCTGCGCTAATCCTCAATATGGTCCATTCCAATGACGAGGTCAAGGAGGGCGTCGCTCTGCGCACCGCGGCCGAGGAGCTGCTCTCGATTAGGATGGAATTCCTCGGGTATGTGGAGCATGATGAGAGCGTGCGCCGGGCTGTCAAGGAATTGCGTCCATTTGTCATTGACGATCCGCATTCCCGGGCCGCCCGGAGTTTGGCGAAAATGATCGCGGTGGGTCTGCTCAAGAAGACCGGATGGGCCGGCTTTCGGGAGAAGCGCCGGGTGCTGCGCGAGATCCGGCAGCAGAACCAGGCCTATCCCCTTCAGTCGATGCGGGAGAGCGACACCATCTGTTCGGTGCAATGTTTTTATTGGGGGGACTGCGAATACCAGAATGGGGGCTACCCGTGCCCGGTCCGCCATCTCGATCCCATCTTCAAGGCCTGA
- a CDS encoding TrkH family potassium uptake protein, with amino-acid sequence MNTPLRFWRNLSRHAHPAHILALSFLALILIGTLLLTLPVSKLDPDARVVDALFISTSAACVTGLTSVNITTTYSFFGNVVILLLIQLGGLGIITFSTFFAYILAGRLSMRGRDLIENSISSQPAPYLGRLLKFAVVGTLLIEGLGTLILTLRFSQDYPFGQALWIGLFHAVSAFCNAGFSTFTHNLAGHATDVTVNLTIMTLIVIGGLGFWVLHDLFFWRPGGHKHLSLHSKIALSMTGLLILIGACLLLFFEQENSMRSYGVGGKLLASFFQSITARTAGFNTLPIGDLTNGALVVLTLFMAIGASPGSTGGGIKTTTFAIILVSFFTRLRSQEQVRIFNRGIPESIVTKAIGISFFWFMTIAVATLLMSVTEARPASDPLALRTLVEIVFEAFSALGTVGLSMGITPRLSAAGKIICVLLMYIGRIGPVTLALSIAAHRSLPIRYVEENVIVG; translated from the coding sequence ATGAATACTCCGCTGCGATTTTGGCGCAACCTCTCCCGTCATGCCCATCCAGCCCATATCCTGGCGCTCAGCTTTCTCGCATTAATACTCATTGGAACCTTGCTGCTGACCTTGCCGGTCAGCAAGCTTGACCCGGATGCCAGGGTGGTGGATGCCCTCTTCATCTCCACCTCCGCAGCTTGTGTGACGGGCCTTACTTCGGTGAACATCACCACAACCTATTCCTTTTTCGGGAATGTTGTGATCCTTTTGCTGATCCAGCTGGGCGGCCTTGGGATCATCACCTTTTCCACTTTTTTTGCCTATATTCTGGCCGGGCGACTGAGCATGCGCGGACGCGATTTGATCGAGAACAGTATCAGCTCCCAACCTGCGCCCTACCTGGGCCGGCTGCTTAAATTCGCGGTCGTCGGCACCCTGTTGATCGAGGGCCTCGGCACCCTGATCTTGACCCTGCGCTTCAGCCAAGACTATCCCTTTGGGCAGGCGTTGTGGATCGGGCTGTTTCATGCCGTGTCGGCCTTCTGCAACGCCGGTTTTTCCACCTTCACCCACAACCTCGCCGGGCATGCCACGGACGTCACCGTCAATCTGACCATCATGACGCTGATTGTTATCGGAGGACTGGGCTTTTGGGTATTGCATGACCTTTTTTTTTGGCGACCTGGCGGGCACAAACACCTGTCATTGCACAGCAAGATCGCCTTGTCGATGACCGGCTTGCTCATTCTCATTGGCGCCTGCTTGCTGCTGTTTTTTGAGCAGGAAAATTCGATGCGGAGTTATGGCGTCGGCGGAAAACTTCTCGCCTCGTTTTTCCAGTCCATTACCGCCCGCACCGCCGGCTTCAATACCCTGCCGATCGGCGACTTGACCAACGGGGCCCTGGTGGTGCTGACCCTTTTCATGGCGATCGGCGCTTCACCCGGGTCCACCGGTGGTGGAATCAAAACGACGACCTTTGCCATCATCCTGGTCTCCTTTTTCACCCGGCTGCGTTCTCAGGAACAGGTCCGGATCTTCAACCGCGGTATCCCTGAATCGATTGTGACCAAGGCCATCGGCATCAGCTTTTTCTGGTTCATGACCATCGCGGTAGCGACATTGCTGATGAGCGTCACCGAAGCGCGGCCTGCTTCCGATCCGCTCGCCCTCCGCACTCTGGTTGAAATCGTCTTTGAGGCGTTTTCTGCCCTGGGCACGGTCGGGTTGAGTATGGGGATTACCCCCCGCCTGAGTGCCGCCGGTAAAATCATCTGTGTGTTGTTGATGTACATCGGCCGGATCGGCCCGGTGACCCTGGCCCTTTCTATTGCGGCACACCGGTCGCTGCCCATTCGCTATGTGGAAGAAAACGTCATTGTCGGTTAA
- a CDS encoding TrkA family potassium uptake protein, which translates to MRSFAIIGLSSFGHYLAKELSHRGHHILAIDIDEDKIEKVRGFVERAIIADAGDKETLEGLGLAELDGVVVSMGEKIDASILVTLYLRELKVKKIIAKAITNDHGRILEIIGATQVVFPERDEAMRLAHTLESDYFLHAITLYEGISIIEIAPPKPFVAKTLGELDLRNRYGVSVLLIKEWVPEKVVLIPTADRVIKDSDTLVLLGRDEDLEKMKELE; encoded by the coding sequence ATGCGCTCTTTTGCTATCATCGGTCTGAGTAGTTTTGGCCATTATCTGGCCAAGGAACTAAGCCACCGCGGCCACCATATCCTCGCCATCGATATTGATGAAGATAAAATTGAAAAGGTGCGCGGCTTTGTAGAACGCGCGATCATCGCCGACGCCGGCGACAAGGAGACGCTGGAGGGATTGGGACTGGCCGAGCTCGATGGCGTGGTAGTGAGCATGGGGGAAAAGATCGATGCCAGCATCCTGGTCACCCTCTATTTGCGGGAGCTCAAGGTTAAAAAGATCATCGCCAAGGCGATCACCAACGACCACGGCCGCATACTGGAGATCATCGGCGCCACCCAGGTGGTCTTTCCCGAGCGCGACGAAGCGATGCGTCTGGCTCATACCCTTGAGAGCGATTATTTCCTGCATGCGATCACCCTGTATGAGGGGATCAGCATCATCGAAATTGCTCCGCCCAAACCCTTTGTCGCCAAAACCCTCGGTGAACTGGATCTGCGCAACCGCTACGGGGTTTCGGTACTGCTGATCAAAGAGTGGGTTCCGGAGAAGGTTGTGTTGATACCGACCGCCGACCGGGTGATCAAGGATAGCGATACCCTGGTCCTGCTCGGCCGGGATGAGGATCTCGAAAAAATGAAAGAACTGGAGTAG
- a CDS encoding Hsp20/alpha crystallin family protein produces MPLHVLHIVRDVSDRGGAVQRRCPYSCPDIDAPMVSWWKPNTDILESEGQVRIRIELAGVSRENISIELKNGRLIVSGIRLERRPEERICYHQLEQQYGHFMRIIALPETVEHNEITATLEDGVLEVVISKDERSVEIPITGFDEKA; encoded by the coding sequence ATGCCCCTACATGTATTGCATATCGTTCGCGATGTAAGCGATCGCGGCGGCGCCGTACAGCGGAGATGCCCCTACTCCTGTCCGGATATCGATGCGCCGATGGTTTCCTGGTGGAAGCCGAACACCGATATCCTGGAAAGCGAAGGGCAAGTGCGGATACGGATTGAACTCGCCGGCGTCAGCCGGGAGAACATCAGTATCGAGCTCAAAAATGGCAGACTGATCGTCAGCGGAATCCGCCTGGAGCGGCGTCCGGAAGAGCGGATCTGCTACCATCAGCTCGAGCAGCAATATGGCCATTTCATGCGCATCATCGCTTTGCCGGAGACGGTTGAGCATAACGAGATCACGGCAACCCTCGAAGACGGGGTGCTTGAGGTAGTCATTTCAAAGGATGAGCGGTCGGTTGAGATCCCGATTACCGGGTTTGATGAGAAGGCCTAA
- the lon gene encoding endopeptidase La produces MNDLMDSPAAVSAEEIMVARIPEQLPILPLRDTVVYPHIVTPLVVARDKSVQLINDVIAGSRILGLVAQREAEVEDPGFADVFEYGTAAVILRMIKFPDGSLRILVQGLSRIRLKGLVQESPYMIGEVEVLEEKFVPTTELEALKRNVAIQFQKVVSLVPQLPDELQVVVVNTNNPDKLADLVASNLNLTLSEKQEILETVDVKKRLKRLTVYVNRELEVLEMGSRIQDKVQTELGKNQREYFLREQLRAIQKELGVGDERSAEMEELQKKIEEAQLPEEAKKEALRELERLSKMQPGAAEYTVARTYLDWMVALPWAKATEDNLDVNEAGEVLDEDHYDLIKVKERILEYLAVRKLKANTKGPILCFVGPPGVGKTSLGRSIARAMGRNFIRISLGGVHDEAEIRGHRRTYIGALPGRIIQGIKNAGSNNPIFMLDEVDKIGQDFRGDPSSALLEVLDPEQNFSFTDHYLDVPFDLSRVMFITTANVLDTIPSALRDRLEVLELPGYIEEEKLQIAVTYLVPRQIEENGLRKKDIKFSKAALTRIIRDYTREAGVRNLEREIATVCRKMAKKVAAGESGPFTITPEKVVEVLGPPRFYSEVAERTSEPGVAVGLAWTPTGGDVLFIEATQMSGTKGLMLTGQLGDVMKESAQAGLSWIRAHAQELGIKKDFFEKNDLHIHIPAGAIPKDGPSAGVTLATALVSLIQKRPVRSDMAMTGEVTLRGKVLPVGGIKEKVLAARRAGIRKVMLPAKNRDDLEEIPDHAKKEMTFYFVETLDEVLDLALRRGRKAAKRNRGPKR; encoded by the coding sequence ATGAATGATTTGATGGACTCCCCTGCAGCGGTATCCGCTGAAGAGATCATGGTGGCCAGAATTCCCGAGCAGCTGCCGATATTGCCGTTGCGGGATACCGTGGTTTACCCGCATATCGTCACCCCCCTGGTGGTGGCGCGCGACAAATCGGTTCAATTGATCAACGACGTCATCGCCGGTTCGCGTATTCTTGGATTGGTCGCCCAGCGCGAAGCCGAAGTTGAGGATCCCGGGTTTGCAGATGTCTTCGAATACGGCACCGCCGCGGTGATTTTGCGAATGATTAAGTTTCCCGATGGCTCCCTGCGCATCCTCGTCCAGGGGCTCTCCCGCATCCGGCTCAAGGGACTGGTGCAGGAATCGCCCTACATGATCGGCGAGGTGGAGGTCCTTGAGGAAAAGTTTGTGCCGACGACCGAGCTGGAGGCGCTGAAACGCAACGTCGCTATCCAGTTTCAGAAAGTAGTCAGTCTGGTGCCGCAGCTGCCCGATGAGCTCCAGGTGGTGGTGGTCAACACCAACAATCCGGACAAGCTCGCCGATTTGGTCGCCTCGAATCTGAACCTCACGCTCTCCGAAAAGCAGGAGATCCTTGAAACAGTGGATGTGAAGAAGCGGCTCAAGCGGCTCACGGTCTACGTGAACCGCGAGCTCGAGGTGCTGGAGATGGGTTCCCGGATCCAGGACAAAGTGCAGACCGAGCTGGGCAAGAATCAGCGCGAGTACTTTCTCCGCGAACAGCTGCGCGCTATCCAGAAGGAACTCGGCGTCGGTGACGAGCGCTCCGCGGAGATGGAGGAGCTGCAGAAAAAGATCGAGGAGGCGCAACTGCCCGAGGAGGCGAAAAAGGAGGCACTGCGCGAGCTTGAACGGCTGAGCAAGATGCAGCCGGGGGCCGCCGAGTATACCGTAGCGCGAACCTATCTGGACTGGATGGTAGCGCTGCCCTGGGCCAAGGCAACCGAGGACAATCTCGACGTCAACGAGGCGGGCGAGGTGCTCGATGAGGATCATTATGATCTGATCAAGGTGAAGGAGCGCATCCTCGAATATCTGGCCGTGCGCAAACTCAAGGCGAATACCAAGGGCCCGATCCTCTGCTTCGTCGGCCCTCCCGGCGTGGGCAAAACATCCCTGGGCCGCTCGATTGCACGGGCAATGGGACGAAATTTCATCCGCATCTCTCTTGGAGGCGTCCATGACGAGGCGGAAATCCGCGGCCATCGCCGCACCTATATCGGCGCCCTGCCCGGCCGTATCATCCAGGGCATCAAAAATGCCGGCAGCAACAATCCGATCTTCATGCTCGACGAGGTCGACAAGATCGGCCAGGATTTCCGCGGCGACCCCTCCTCGGCACTGCTCGAGGTGCTCGATCCGGAACAGAATTTTTCCTTCACCGACCATTACCTGGATGTGCCCTTTGATCTCTCCCGGGTGATGTTTATCACCACGGCCAATGTGCTGGATACCATCCCCTCGGCCCTGCGTGACCGCCTCGAGGTGCTCGAACTGCCCGGCTATATTGAGGAGGAAAAGCTGCAGATCGCCGTCACCTACCTGGTGCCGCGCCAGATCGAGGAGAACGGCCTGCGCAAGAAGGACATCAAATTCTCCAAAGCCGCCCTCACCCGGATCATCCGCGACTATACCCGCGAGGCGGGGGTGCGCAATCTTGAACGCGAGATTGCGACGGTCTGCCGCAAGATGGCCAAAAAGGTCGCCGCCGGAGAGAGCGGTCCCTTCACCATCACTCCCGAAAAGGTGGTTGAGGTGCTCGGGCCGCCGCGCTTCTATTCAGAGGTGGCCGAACGCACCAGTGAGCCGGGCGTGGCGGTCGGGCTCGCCTGGACCCCCACCGGCGGCGATGTCCTCTTCATCGAGGCGACCCAGATGAGCGGCACCAAGGGGCTGATGCTCACCGGCCAGCTCGGTGATGTCATGAAGGAGTCGGCGCAAGCCGGGCTCTCCTGGATTCGCGCCCATGCCCAGGAGCTGGGCATCAAGAAGGATTTTTTCGAGAAGAACGATCTCCATATCCATATCCCGGCGGGCGCTATCCCCAAAGACGGCCCCTCCGCTGGCGTGACCCTTGCCACCGCCTTGGTCTCGCTCATCCAGAAGCGGCCGGTCCGCAGCGATATGGCCATGACCGGCGAGGTCACCCTGCGCGGCAAGGTCCTCCCCGTCGGCGGCATCAAGGAGAAGGTCCTAGCGGCGCGACGGGCGGGCATCCGCAAGGTCATGCTGCCGGCCAAGAACAGGGATGACCTGGAAGAGATTCCCGATCATGCCAAAAAAGAGATGACCTTTTATTTCGTCGAGACCCTCGACGAGGTGCTCGATCTGGCGCTGCGGCGTGGTAGAAAAGCCGCGAAGCGGAACCGCGGCCCCAAGAGATAG